The Candidatus Baltobacteraceae bacterium genome has a window encoding:
- the thiC gene encoding phosphomethylpyrimidine synthase ThiC, whose protein sequence is MKVYIQGSDSSIRVPAREVSLTDGTTHALYDTSGPHTDPAVAIDLKTGLPALRTAWIDARGDTVGKPRRAKPGANVTQMHYARRGEITREMEFVALREGVEPSLVRDEIARGRAILPNNINHPETEPMIIGRKFLVKINANIGNSAVASTIDEEVEKMTWATRWGADTVMDLSTGKNIHETREWIVRNSPVPIGTVPIYQALEKVNGKAEELTWEIYRDTLIEQAEQGVDYFTIHAGVLLRYVPLTAGRITGIVSRGGSILAKWCLAHHQENFLYTHFEDICEIMKAYDVAFSLGDGLRPGCTADANDAAQFAELETLGELTQVAWKHDVQTMIEGPGHVPMHLIEENMRKQLEICSEAPFYTLGPLVTDVAPGYDHITSAIGAAMIGWFGTAMLCYVTPKEHLGLPNKKDVKDGVIAYKIAAHAADLAKGHPRAHHWDDVLSKARFEFRWRDQFDLSLDPDTAREFHDETLPAEGAKIAHFCSMCGPHFCSMKITQEVREYAERGMQEKSKEFVEQGAEIYTLSS, encoded by the coding sequence ATGAAGGTTTATATTCAGGGTTCGGATTCGTCGATTCGCGTTCCGGCGCGAGAAGTCTCGCTTACCGACGGCACGACGCATGCGCTCTATGACACGAGCGGTCCCCACACCGATCCGGCCGTCGCGATCGATTTGAAGACGGGGCTTCCCGCGCTGCGCACGGCCTGGATCGACGCGCGCGGGGATACCGTGGGCAAGCCGCGCCGCGCCAAGCCCGGCGCCAACGTGACGCAAATGCATTACGCGCGTCGCGGCGAGATCACGCGGGAGATGGAGTTCGTCGCGCTGCGCGAAGGCGTCGAGCCGTCGTTGGTGCGTGACGAGATCGCGCGCGGGCGCGCGATCTTACCGAACAACATCAATCATCCCGAGACCGAGCCGATGATCATCGGCCGCAAGTTCCTGGTGAAGATCAATGCCAACATCGGCAACTCCGCGGTCGCGTCGACGATCGATGAAGAGGTCGAGAAGATGACGTGGGCGACGCGCTGGGGCGCCGATACGGTGATGGATCTCTCGACCGGCAAAAACATCCACGAAACGCGCGAGTGGATCGTGCGCAACTCGCCGGTGCCAATCGGTACGGTGCCGATCTACCAGGCGCTCGAAAAGGTCAACGGCAAAGCCGAAGAGCTCACGTGGGAGATCTACCGCGATACGCTGATCGAACAGGCCGAACAGGGCGTCGACTACTTTACGATTCACGCCGGCGTTCTGCTGCGCTACGTTCCGCTGACGGCCGGCCGCATTACCGGCATCGTGTCGCGCGGCGGATCGATTCTGGCCAAGTGGTGCCTCGCGCATCATCAAGAGAACTTCCTTTACACGCATTTCGAAGACATCTGCGAGATCATGAAGGCCTACGACGTCGCGTTCTCACTCGGCGACGGGCTGCGCCCGGGCTGCACCGCCGACGCCAACGACGCGGCGCAGTTTGCCGAGCTCGAGACGCTCGGCGAGCTGACGCAAGTTGCGTGGAAACATGACGTGCAGACGATGATTGAAGGGCCCGGGCACGTGCCGATGCACTTGATCGAGGAGAACATGCGCAAGCAGCTCGAGATCTGCAGCGAAGCGCCGTTCTATACGCTCGGACCGCTCGTCACCGACGTCGCGCCGGGCTACGATCACATTACCAGCGCGATCGGTGCCGCCATGATCGGGTGGTTCGGCACGGCCATGCTCTGTTACGTCACGCCGAAAGAGCATCTGGGGCTGCCCAATAAGAAGGACGTCAAAGATGGTGTGATCGCGTATAAAATCGCCGCGCACGCCGCCGATCTCGCCAAGGGTCATCCGCGCGCGCACCATTGGGACGACGTGCTTTCCAAGGCGCGCTTCGAGTTCCGCTGGCGCGATCAGTTCGATCTTTCGCTCGATCCCGACACCGCGCGCGAGTTTCACGACGAAACGCTTCCCGCCGAAGGCGCCAAGATCGCGCACTTCTGCTCGATGTGCGGACCGCACTTCTGCTCGATGAAGATCACTCAAGAGGTGCGCGAGTACGCCGAACGCGGCATGCAAGAAAAATCTAAAGAGTTCGTCGAACAGGGCGCCGAAATTTATACACTGTCAAGCTGA
- a CDS encoding HAD family hydrolase, with protein sequence MSEVEGRAHSVKGVLFDRDGTIVYDVPYNGDPELVDPVPRAKELLDALRARGIKVGVLSNQSGIGRGMITQAQMQAVNDRVDALLGPFDGWYVCPHAPEEDCECRKPKPKLVLDAARDWALDPAQIVVIGDKTSDVDVAKNAGATGILVGPAVTFAAAVEAVLKR encoded by the coding sequence GTGAGCGAAGTCGAAGGGCGGGCGCATAGCGTCAAGGGTGTGCTCTTCGATCGGGACGGAACGATCGTGTACGACGTTCCGTACAACGGAGACCCGGAGCTCGTCGATCCGGTGCCGCGCGCGAAAGAGCTGCTCGACGCGCTGCGTGCGCGCGGCATCAAAGTCGGCGTGCTCTCGAATCAGTCGGGAATCGGTCGCGGCATGATCACGCAGGCGCAGATGCAAGCGGTGAACGATCGCGTCGACGCCTTGCTCGGTCCGTTCGACGGCTGGTACGTTTGTCCGCACGCGCCCGAAGAAGACTGCGAATGCCGCAAGCCCAAGCCAAAGCTGGTCTTGGACGCCGCACGCGATTGGGCTCTCGATCCGGCGCAGATCGTGGTGATCGGCGACAAGACCAGCGACGTCGACGTCGCAAAAAACGCCGGGGCGACCGGCATTCTCGTCGGCCCAGCGGTCACGTTCGCAGCCGCCGTCGAAGCCGTCTTGAAGCGATGA
- a CDS encoding FecR domain-containing protein gives MKAPASVVLVLAVCLSTVVPSSAAADKTLSNVRGTVSVDQGPGTASQPVAVNASIAIANNDYAVTGGVVNGVASQGAIQLPDSTQILVGQSTRVQMKAFDQQPNLTTASFIILSGKLRFAVKHPGGAKANYTFQTNTGQIAVRGTEGDIWAPQPGALQVNVYEVTDPNLPVEVTLNNGKVYKLSAGQTLSVGIVGAAIVAGASAGASSSSSSASVTSTSQSTMSNFSEFGAVSNSAAVGAAAASAAAASSGGIPAIAAVAAGVAAVGGVVVGVSGGGKSEPSPSPANVHISVSSLAFTPGTGPQSFTVSQSGFAGAFHASSDQPSVATVNATATAALALTPKSTGTFTVTPKSNGNATITVTGGSGVTSSIPVSVQANKIVVPSSLPTFTTLNQKQNFTATETYYTGGFTAKSSNPAVAKITSPGSSSSSAAGQFTVTSIANGNATIAVSDGLGHTSPVSVTVTATAPSPTPTSIPICIGETTGGRDRDARHHMDPAIVMAPNKLSPAANPTCTPPPARVTNPVVRPPQPQPHPIGPQPPVTMPGRLPGMPTPPPMPGPP, from the coding sequence ATGAAGGCCCCAGCCTCTGTCGTGCTCGTCTTAGCCGTTTGCCTCTCGACGGTCGTACCGTCGAGTGCCGCGGCTGATAAGACGCTGTCGAACGTACGCGGCACCGTATCGGTAGATCAAGGACCCGGCACGGCTTCGCAGCCGGTCGCCGTCAACGCCAGCATCGCCATCGCCAACAACGACTACGCCGTCACCGGCGGCGTCGTCAACGGTGTCGCGTCGCAAGGCGCGATTCAGCTTCCCGACAGCACGCAAATCCTCGTCGGTCAGAGCACGCGCGTGCAAATGAAGGCCTTCGATCAGCAGCCGAACCTCACCACGGCGAGTTTCATCATCTTAAGTGGTAAGCTTCGCTTCGCCGTGAAACACCCCGGCGGCGCCAAAGCGAACTACACGTTCCAAACGAACACCGGACAGATCGCGGTGCGTGGAACCGAAGGCGACATCTGGGCACCGCAGCCGGGCGCGCTGCAAGTCAACGTGTATGAGGTGACCGATCCGAATCTTCCGGTCGAAGTGACGCTCAACAACGGAAAAGTGTACAAGCTCAGCGCCGGTCAAACGCTGTCGGTCGGCATCGTCGGCGCCGCCATCGTGGCGGGCGCTTCCGCCGGAGCTTCGTCATCGTCTTCGTCGGCGTCGGTGACGTCCACGTCGCAATCGACGATGAGCAACTTCAGCGAGTTCGGCGCGGTGTCGAATAGCGCGGCCGTCGGCGCCGCGGCCGCTTCCGCAGCTGCCGCGTCGAGCGGCGGCATTCCCGCAATCGCTGCCGTAGCGGCCGGCGTCGCCGCCGTCGGCGGCGTCGTCGTCGGCGTTAGCGGCGGCGGGAAATCCGAGCCTTCACCGTCGCCGGCGAACGTACACATCAGCGTCTCCTCGCTGGCGTTTACCCCGGGCACGGGACCGCAGAGTTTTACGGTGTCGCAAAGCGGATTCGCGGGCGCGTTCCACGCATCGAGCGATCAACCGTCGGTCGCAACCGTAAACGCGACGGCGACCGCCGCTCTCGCGCTTACGCCGAAATCGACCGGCACCTTTACGGTGACGCCGAAGAGCAACGGTAACGCAACGATTACCGTCACGGGAGGCTCCGGCGTGACGTCAAGCATCCCCGTATCGGTGCAAGCGAACAAAATCGTCGTTCCGAGTTCGTTGCCGACGTTCACGACGTTGAATCAAAAGCAGAACTTCACCGCGACGGAGACCTATTACACCGGCGGCTTTACGGCAAAAAGCAGCAACCCGGCCGTCGCCAAGATCACGTCGCCGGGATCGTCCTCATCGTCGGCGGCCGGACAGTTTACGGTAACGTCGATCGCGAACGGCAACGCGACGATCGCGGTGAGCGATGGCCTGGGACACACGTCGCCGGTGAGCGTAACGGTCACCGCAACCGCACCGTCGCCGACGCCGACGAGCATTCCGATTTGCATCGGCGAGACGACCGGCGGCCGCGATCGAGACGCGCGGCACCACATGGATCCCGCAATCGTCATGGCGCCCAACAAGTTGAGTCCCGCCGCGAATCCCACGTGCACGCCGCCGCCGGCTCGAGTGACGAATCCGGTCGTGCGGCCGCCGCAGCCGCAACCGCATCCGATTGGTCCGCAACCGCCGGTGACCATGCCCGGGCGTCTGCCCGGCATGCCGACGCCGCCGCCGATGCCCGGCCCGCCGTAA